The Gemmatimonadaceae bacterium DNA segment GGGCTTCAGCACGCGGGCCATCTCGCCCACGGCGCGCTGCGGGTGCGGCAGGTGTTCGAGCACCTCGAACGAGAACACAGAGTCGTATGTATCGGACGCGAGACCCGTCATCGCCTCCGCGTCACCGATGTGCGTGACCCCGTCAGTGCGGCGCTCAACGTCGAAGCCTTCGTATGCCGTGACGTGGCGCAGCGCGAAGTGACGAAACGGCATATGCCCGCAGCCGACGTCCAGCACGCGACCCGTGGCGTACTCTGTGATCGCCGCGCGAGTGGCCGCAAATCGCCCCGCATTGAGTGCGGAGAAGTTCGCGTAGCGGCCCTCGCCGATCGCATCCGAGAGCTCGGCGCGATTACGGCGGAGGAAGTCGAGGAATCCCACGATCAGTTCCGGGTCGTTCTTACCACGCGATCCCGTAGTCCTCACCGAAGTTGCTCGCCGCACCCCAGAGCGTCCCCG contains these protein-coding regions:
- a CDS encoding methyltransferase domain-containing protein, which produces MGFLDFLRRNRAELSDAIGEGRYANFSALNAGRFAATRAAITEYATGRVLDVGCGHMPFRHFALRHVTAYEGFDVERRTDGVTHIGDAEAMTGLASDTYDSVFSFEVLEHLPHPQRAVGEMARVLKPGGVLLLTVPHLSRLHEEPHDYFRYTVHGLRTMLHDAGLTAVRVEPIAGVLSFLGHQLSTVLLGLAWPVPLLRQLVYGVNQALLVWPALWLDRLLDRRGLFAAGYVAVARKSGERGT